The genome window TAAAAGTCCACAAGCTTTTTAATTAATGCTCCCTCAATATTTTTCAGGCTTTCTATTACCTGCTCTATTGTTTTCGCATTCTGATGATAAAAGAATATTTTATTCTCATTTACCTCTTTAATTCCTTCTGCAAGGAATTTAAGCATTTTAAGGTCTTCGATTTCAGCTAATATTTTATAATATTGCCCACTATATAAATCCCCTGCTAATACTGTTAACTGTCGATTTCTTTCGTTCCCTTTATGCATCTTTTCATTTGTAACAAGCTCATGGGTATCAAGGGCAATTTGTATAAGTGTAATAGTTGTTGCATATGTAATTATTTCTTGTTTTTGTATATTTGCCTCTAAAAGGACAGATATAATTAGTAAAATCTTATGTTCATCTATAACCGGATTTGGTATATGTTTTTGCAAATAATGATTCGAAGTTCGCTCAATCACTCTTTTTTTTACACTCTCTATTAATTCCTGCATAACCATAACATCACCCTTGTTCCCCATTTATTCCTGGTTTTCTATAATTTCGTTTCTCGCATCTGCTTTTAATTAAGACAGGTGAAACTATCTTTCGAAAGATTGTCTATCTATCTTAGAGCTACAAATTAACAAAGCAAACTTAAAAAAAATACTTTCCATTTCTATCACATATTCTAATTATTATATCACAAGAAAAAGTAAAGGGATACAATTGGCACTTAGGAAAGGGTCTGCTTTATCTTTTCCGAATTAAATGAACATAATTCAGCTTTGTTTCTTTGCACCATTAAAAATAACAGAAAAAAACCGCGATAATTTTCGCGGTTTTAGTGAAATACTATCATTGTATGTAATTATTTCACTGCGTCTTTAAGTGCTTTACCTGGTTTAAAAGCAGGAACTTTACTTGCTGCGATTTCAATTTCTTCACCAGTTTGTGGGTTACGACCTTTACGAGCCGCACGCTCACGTACTTCAAAGTTACCGAAACCGATAAGTTGTACTTTATCACCATCTTTTAAAGCATTCAAAATTGTATCGAAAACAGCGTCAACTGCTTTAGTAGCGTCCTTTTTTGATAGTTCACTTGCTTCAGCAACTGCATTGATTAATTCTGTCTTGTTCATGCCTTTCACCTCCTCCCGAGTGTTTCAAATAAAAGCTAAAAATTAGTTTCATATCTTTATTTGTAAACAAATTAACGGAATTATATACGTCCTACTGAATTTTTTCTTAATTGAGACCAATTGGTTTCTACTAAAAAGAAATTCCAGTATGAAAAGCCTTAAGCTTTTAATAAAGATTAAGAAACCTTTTATAACGCTAATTCCTTTAAAAGATTATCATAATCATTTCTGCATATCAAGAAATTTTATATATTGATAGCAATATTTTCTTATTTTGAAATAAAAGCGTAACATTAAAACCATATTTTTACCAATTTCATCCATAATTTGAGCAGAAATGGAACTATTCTCCCGTTGTTTCAACAAAGTTATAAACGGGTATATATCTAATAAAA of Niallia circulans contains these proteins:
- a CDS encoding HU family DNA-binding protein codes for the protein MNKTELINAVAEASELSKKDATKAVDAVFDTILNALKDGDKVQLIGFGNFEVRERAARKGRNPQTGEEIEIAASKVPAFKPGKALKDAVK
- a CDS encoding heptaprenyl diphosphate synthase component 1, translating into MQELIESVKKRVIERTSNHYLQKHIPNPVIDEHKILLIISVLLEANIQKQEIITYATTITLIQIALDTHELVTNEKMHKGNERNRQLTVLAGDLYSGQYYKILAEIEDLKMLKFLAEGIKEVNENKIFFYHQNAKTIEQVIESLKNIEGALIKKLVDFYQLDGWKSLVEEYLFLYRIQKEKELYDRTQGSIVVETFYKYENKNNLLSISAKTAVLDKYLKETSSRLEEMLENLPELQAVFRENTYQLLNAINKQQLYVEEG